A stretch of the Nitratifractor salsuginis DSM 16511 genome encodes the following:
- a CDS encoding (Fe-S)-binding protein: MSADGKRVGLFVPCYIDDFYPNVALSTLEVLEEHGFAVEYPRPQHCCGQPLLNNGLKEEAKDFAQHFVDLFEEYDYVVSPAGSCISTAKFRYEGLIKAQRLAAFTPKLFELCEFLHDVVGVENLKLKHSFPHRVGLHNSCHALRELQLASPSERNIPHFSKIEAVLSQVEGIEIVRPDRDECCGFGGTFSLQEHAVSAAMGRDRIADHRGKGVSIMTGVDRSCLMHMEGLARRDKTPMRFVHVAEILAGRTEVSDG, translated from the coding sequence ATGTCAGCCGACGGCAAGCGCGTGGGGCTCTTTGTCCCCTGCTATATCGACGACTTCTACCCCAACGTGGCCCTCTCCACACTCGAAGTGCTGGAGGAGCACGGCTTTGCCGTAGAGTATCCAAGGCCCCAGCACTGCTGCGGCCAACCCCTGCTCAACAACGGCTTGAAGGAAGAGGCGAAAGATTTCGCCCAACATTTCGTGGACCTTTTTGAAGAGTACGACTATGTGGTCTCCCCCGCCGGCAGCTGCATTTCCACCGCCAAATTCCGTTACGAGGGCTTGATCAAAGCGCAAAGGTTGGCCGCCTTCACCCCCAAACTCTTCGAACTGTGCGAATTTCTCCACGATGTGGTAGGCGTAGAAAATCTAAAGCTCAAACATTCCTTTCCCCATAGAGTAGGCCTGCACAACAGTTGCCACGCCCTGCGGGAGCTTCAGCTCGCCTCTCCCAGCGAACGCAACATTCCCCACTTTTCCAAGATCGAAGCGGTGCTCAGCCAGGTTGAGGGGATCGAAATTGTCCGCCCCGACCGGGACGAGTGCTGCGGATTCGGCGGGACCTTCAGTCTCCAGGAACACGCGGTCTCCGCGGCGATGGGAAGGGACCGCATCGCCGATCATCGCGGCAAGGGGGTGAGCATTATGACCGGCGTGGACCGCTCCTGCCTGATGCATATGGAGGGCTTGGCCCGGCGGGACAAAACGCCGATGCGCTTCGTTCACGTCGCGGAGATTTTGGCGGGACGGACGGAGGTGAGCGATGGTTGA
- a CDS encoding L,D-transpeptidase family protein: MKKYLLIFTIFLGASLLNAGPLDFGQTSREGAFVDQATAALQKRVKHYPGADKLYRELFYTPVWIGPKGPTGFAKTLLDRVEQDRTVPPVLGLRKDARKLRRELQDLYARPSSLEQKIDMELALSRLYLNYMHYLLYGGIDWKAFDAKRAELTKKYKIKVGWEYYRPKMTPASLLVEATMSGDLRSAFAKAEPKRFKYAKLKKALERYLEIADRGGWKPLPAFKAIKPGQSHPAIPLIRQHLRIEGDLPASASLDSDIYDETLQKAMRRYKLRHGLPGTPVIDAQTRRWLNTSVQYKIAMLRLNLDRIKWIWRQEAPVRIELNIPAFRLYVYEGQHLVDTMRVVTGKPDHPTPVFHNTMKYIVVNPYWKIPESIVRSEMLKHLVKDPYYYERRGKVLHAGWDEDSPRIDPGTINWSQYVGNNKTIPYRFMQVPGTRNALGKIKFLFPNKYSVYIHDTPSKKLFFRSTRAFSHGCMRIQKPRELLKVLALYNSNIDVEGIMEQLGTREKETISLLHEIPVDIVYLTAFVDDYGNLNFRKDIYHYDKYQMDHYAYNPKRKTPNTPAAQAKASQPAGK, encoded by the coding sequence ATGAAAAAATATCTCTTGATCTTCACTATATTCCTGGGAGCTTCTCTGCTGAATGCCGGACCTCTCGATTTCGGCCAGACGTCACGGGAGGGCGCCTTCGTCGATCAGGCGACCGCGGCGTTGCAAAAACGGGTCAAACACTACCCCGGAGCCGACAAGCTCTACCGAGAACTCTTCTACACTCCGGTCTGGATCGGCCCCAAAGGCCCCACCGGCTTTGCCAAGACCCTTCTCGATCGGGTGGAGCAGGACCGGACCGTTCCTCCGGTTCTGGGTTTGCGAAAAGATGCCCGAAAACTCCGCCGGGAGCTTCAGGATCTCTACGCCCGCCCTTCGAGCCTCGAGCAAAAGATCGATATGGAGCTGGCGCTGAGCCGTCTCTATCTCAACTATATGCACTATCTGCTTTACGGGGGGATCGATTGGAAAGCCTTCGACGCCAAGCGGGCGGAGCTGACCAAGAAGTACAAGATCAAAGTGGGCTGGGAGTATTACCGGCCCAAAATGACCCCCGCTTCGCTGCTGGTAGAGGCGACGATGTCAGGAGACCTGCGCAGCGCCTTCGCCAAGGCGGAGCCCAAACGCTTCAAATATGCCAAGCTCAAAAAGGCTCTGGAGCGTTACCTGGAGATCGCCGACCGAGGCGGGTGGAAACCCCTGCCCGCTTTCAAGGCGATCAAGCCCGGGCAGAGCCATCCGGCGATCCCTCTGATCCGTCAACATCTGCGCATCGAAGGAGATCTGCCCGCTTCGGCTTCTCTCGATTCGGACATTTACGACGAGACACTCCAAAAAGCGATGCGTCGTTACAAACTCCGCCACGGTTTGCCCGGCACGCCGGTGATCGATGCCCAGACCCGGCGCTGGCTCAATACCAGTGTGCAGTATAAAATCGCAATGCTGCGGCTCAATCTGGACCGGATCAAATGGATCTGGCGCCAGGAGGCTCCCGTGCGGATCGAGCTCAACATCCCCGCCTTCCGCCTCTACGTCTACGAAGGTCAGCATCTGGTCGATACGATGCGGGTGGTCACCGGCAAACCCGATCACCCCACCCCCGTTTTTCACAATACGATGAAATACATCGTGGTCAATCCCTACTGGAAGATCCCCGAGAGTATCGTCCGCTCCGAAATGCTCAAACACCTGGTCAAAGATCCCTACTACTATGAACGGCGGGGCAAGGTACTGCACGCCGGCTGGGACGAGGATTCCCCCCGGATCGATCCCGGCACGATCAACTGGTCACAATACGTCGGCAACAACAAGACCATCCCCTACCGCTTTATGCAGGTGCCCGGCACTCGCAATGCCCTGGGGAAGATCAAATTTCTCTTCCCCAACAAATACTCGGTCTATATCCACGACACCCCTTCCAAGAAGCTCTTTTTCCGCAGCACCCGGGCCTTCAGCCACGGCTGTATGCGGATCCAGAAGCCTCGCGAACTCTTGAAAGTCCTGGCGCTCTACAACAGCAATATCGATGTGGAAGGGATTATGGAGCAGCTGGGGACCCGGGAAAAAGAGACCATCAGCCTCCTCCACGAAATTCCCGTAGATATCGTCTATCTCACCGCTTTTGTCGACGATTACGGCAACCTAAACTTCCGGAAAGATATCTATCACTACGATAAATATCAGATGGATCACTACGCCTACAATCCCAAGCGGAAAACGCCGAACACCCCGGCCGCTCAGGCCAAAGCTTCCCAGCCCGCCGGCAAATAA
- a CDS encoding LutC/YkgG family protein — protein sequence MTSREKILQRLAKRRQPPVKGPEWNVPVTEPENLDEAFEKNLLAAGGHLTRVEDPGKLEEAIRSAYPDAKEFLDTRQAPSGPIDPRKARDLTILQGKLGVAENGAVWVEWPEAYPRSLLTLSTTLALILPRKKLVATMQEAYAALELGRVSYGIFLSGPSKTADIEQALVIGAHGAMELRVFLV from the coding sequence ATGACAAGCCGGGAAAAAATCCTCCAACGATTGGCCAAGCGCCGACAGCCTCCCGTCAAAGGACCGGAGTGGAATGTCCCTGTCACCGAACCTGAAAATCTCGACGAAGCTTTCGAGAAAAACCTCCTGGCTGCCGGAGGGCATCTGACAAGGGTGGAAGATCCCGGAAAGCTCGAAGAGGCGATCCGATCCGCCTATCCCGATGCCAAAGAATTCCTCGATACCCGCCAAGCACCTTCCGGGCCGATCGACCCCCGAAAGGCGAGGGACTTAACGATCCTGCAGGGAAAACTGGGGGTAGCGGAGAACGGAGCCGTCTGGGTGGAATGGCCCGAAGCCTATCCTCGCTCCCTTCTGACCCTCTCGACGACGCTGGCGCTGATCCTGCCCCGCAAAAAGCTTGTAGCTACGATGCAGGAGGCTTACGCCGCTCTGGAGCTTGGCCGAGTCTCCTACGGGATCTTTCTCTCGGGCCCTTCCAAGACCGCCGATATCGAACAGGCCCTGGTCATCGGGGCCCACGGGGCGATGGAATTGCGGGTTTTTCTGGTGTGA
- the dapF gene encoding diaminopimelate epimerase: MFVTKYNANGNDFVIFHDNQKRDRHELAKLLCDRHKGVGADGMVVLIPHAEYDFEWEFYNSDGSEATMCGNATRAVAHYAVEKGISVNDRAEFLTGAGVITAEVNGLYVVTDMLEPKILRRDIEEEGLQWWLIDTGVPHLVAEVEDLENFDLEMARRLREKYDANVNIYTVAEDELRLRTYERGVEGETLACGTGMTACYVRAREEGKARDLCIVFPRSGDELYLEYKEGRYRFGGKVDKTFVAELTLDIPHYML, encoded by the coding sequence ATGTTCGTCACCAAATATAACGCCAACGGCAACGATTTCGTCATCTTTCACGACAATCAGAAGCGGGACCGCCACGAGTTGGCCAAGCTGCTCTGTGACCGCCACAAAGGGGTGGGTGCCGACGGGATGGTCGTGCTGATCCCTCACGCCGAATATGACTTCGAGTGGGAGTTTTACAACAGCGACGGCAGTGAAGCGACGATGTGCGGCAACGCTACCCGGGCGGTGGCCCACTATGCCGTCGAAAAAGGAATCAGCGTCAATGACCGTGCGGAGTTTCTCACTGGCGCGGGGGTGATCACCGCAGAGGTCAACGGCCTCTATGTGGTCACCGATATGCTCGAGCCCAAGATTCTCCGACGGGATATCGAAGAGGAGGGGCTGCAGTGGTGGCTCATCGATACCGGGGTTCCCCATCTGGTCGCCGAGGTGGAGGATCTGGAGAACTTCGACCTGGAGATGGCCCGCCGCCTCCGGGAGAAGTACGACGCCAACGTCAACATCTACACCGTCGCCGAGGATGAGCTGCGTCTGCGCACCTACGAGCGGGGAGTCGAGGGTGAAACCCTCGCCTGCGGTACCGGGATGACCGCCTGCTACGTTCGCGCCAGAGAAGAAGGCAAGGCTCGGGACCTCTGTATCGTCTTCCCCCGCAGTGGCGACGAACTCTATCTGGAGTACAAAGAGGGGCGCTACCGCTTTGGCGGCAAGGTGGACAAAACCTTCGTCGCGGAGCTGACCCTCGATATTCCCCACTATATGCTTTGA
- the coaE gene encoding dephospho-CoA kinase (Dephospho-CoA kinase (CoaE) performs the final step in coenzyme A biosynthesis.), producing the protein MAYEHAVILTGGIATGKSTATALLQLYGFRVIDADAIAHEMLDRHADEVVKRFGAEFLTEGGKIDRKALGAHIFAHPEERKALEAILHPPIREEILRRSEEQERLGKPYLIDIPLFFESGEYPIEKSVVVYTPKEIQLRRLMERDGFSEEEAKRRIDAQLDIEEKRKRATWVIDNSGDLKQLSRECERVKEGILKTFE; encoded by the coding sequence ATGGCTTACGAGCACGCCGTCATCCTCACCGGAGGGATTGCTACGGGTAAGAGCACCGCGACCGCCCTGCTCCAGCTCTACGGTTTCCGGGTCATCGATGCCGACGCCATCGCCCACGAAATGCTCGACCGCCATGCCGATGAGGTGGTGAAGCGCTTCGGGGCCGAATTCCTCACCGAGGGGGGCAAAATAGACCGCAAAGCGCTGGGAGCCCATATCTTCGCCCATCCCGAAGAGCGCAAAGCCCTGGAAGCGATCCTGCACCCTCCCATCCGCGAAGAGATTCTGCGCCGGAGTGAAGAGCAGGAGCGTCTGGGCAAACCTTACCTTATCGACATTCCCCTCTTTTTCGAGAGCGGGGAGTATCCCATCGAAAAGAGCGTTGTCGTCTATACTCCAAAGGAGATTCAGTTGCGACGGCTGATGGAGCGGGACGGCTTCAGTGAAGAGGAGGCGAAGCGGCGCATTGACGCCCAGCTCGACATCGAAGAGAAGCGTAAACGGGCCACCTGGGTGATCGACAACAGCGGGGACCTGAAGCAGCTCTCCAGAGAGTGTGAGCGGGTCAAAGAGGGAATTCTCAAAACGTTTGAATGA
- a CDS encoding lactate utilization protein B, which produces MVDHPRNAEAFLANAERARWHDQALWFVRQKRDRAMHSVPEWEELRQAAEQIKAHTLEHLGHYLERFESQAQTNGIEVYWAEDAAEMREIVTRLLKEQGAKRVVKSKSMLTEECGLNPHLEAKGIEVTDTDLGERIVQLAKQPPSHIVLPAIHLRKEEVGRIFAEHLGTDPSETDPERLTRAARTHLRQKFLKADAAITGVNFALAEEGGIVVCTNEGNADLGTALPDLHIACMGLEKVIPSARELGVFTRLLARSATGQAVTAYTSHFLRPKEGGRLCVVIVDNGRSALLDKKAEALLSCIRCGACMNTCPVYRRSGGHSYQSVVPGPIGSALAGERDPGEYATLPFACTLCASCDAVCPVRIDLHDRLYEEREACVQVPAFAPKRRGLRIAAFFLARPKWRRAAVRGLGRALKYLPRRLIYNRFNTWGLDRELPRPAPKSFRELYEERQR; this is translated from the coding sequence ATGGTTGATCATCCCCGCAACGCCGAAGCCTTCCTCGCCAATGCCGAGCGGGCCCGCTGGCACGACCAAGCCCTCTGGTTCGTGCGCCAGAAACGGGACCGGGCGATGCACAGCGTCCCCGAGTGGGAAGAGCTGCGCCAAGCTGCGGAGCAAATCAAAGCCCATACCCTGGAGCACCTGGGCCACTACCTGGAGCGTTTCGAATCCCAGGCCCAAACCAACGGGATCGAAGTCTACTGGGCCGAAGACGCCGCCGAAATGCGTGAAATCGTCACCCGGCTTCTGAAGGAGCAGGGGGCAAAGCGAGTCGTCAAGAGCAAGTCGATGCTCACCGAAGAGTGCGGGCTCAACCCCCACCTGGAAGCCAAAGGGATCGAAGTGACCGACACCGACCTGGGAGAGCGGATCGTCCAGCTGGCGAAGCAGCCCCCCAGCCACATCGTCCTCCCGGCCATCCACCTACGCAAGGAGGAGGTGGGCCGAATCTTCGCCGAGCATCTGGGCACCGACCCCTCCGAGACCGATCCCGAGCGCCTGACCCGGGCCGCCAGAACCCATCTGCGCCAAAAGTTCCTGAAAGCCGACGCCGCGATCACCGGGGTCAATTTCGCCCTCGCCGAAGAGGGGGGCATCGTAGTCTGCACCAACGAGGGCAACGCCGACCTGGGAACGGCCCTGCCCGATCTGCACATCGCCTGTATGGGGCTGGAGAAGGTGATCCCCTCCGCCCGGGAGCTGGGGGTCTTCACCCGCCTCCTGGCCCGCAGCGCCACGGGGCAGGCTGTTACCGCCTACACGTCTCATTTCCTCCGCCCCAAAGAAGGCGGCAGGCTCTGCGTCGTCATCGTGGACAACGGGCGCAGCGCGCTCCTGGATAAAAAAGCGGAAGCTCTGCTCTCCTGCATCCGCTGCGGCGCCTGTATGAACACGTGCCCCGTCTATCGGCGCAGCGGGGGGCACAGTTACCAAAGCGTCGTCCCCGGCCCCATCGGCTCGGCCCTGGCCGGGGAGAGAGACCCGGGCGAATACGCCACGCTGCCCTTCGCCTGCACCCTCTGCGCCTCCTGCGACGCGGTCTGCCCGGTCCGAATCGATCTACACGACCGGCTCTACGAGGAGAGAGAAGCGTGTGTGCAGGTCCCCGCCTTCGCCCCCAAGCGCCGGGGACTGCGGATCGCCGCCTTTTTCCTCGCCCGCCCCAAATGGCGCCGGGCCGCGGTGAGGGGACTGGGCCGGGCCCTGAAGTATCTGCCGAGAAGACTCATCTACAACCGATTCAACACCTGGGGCCTGGATCGGGAGCTGCCGCGTCCGGCTCCCAAATCCTTCCGGGAACTCTATGAGGAGCGACAGAGATGA
- the feoB gene encoding ferrous iron transport protein B, which yields MVKEKIKVVLVGQPNVGKSSLINAIAHAKLHVGNFAGVTVDVSEVKTTFCDAQGCAEYEIDIIDLPGTYSLNDYSMEEKVTKDYLLKEKYDLIVNVVDATHLQRNLLLTAELLELGKKMVVALNMIDEARQEGIQIDHQQLSTILGVPVVPVSAKTKEGIEELKKTIVEVYKKPETEAKIVYSDFIEEEIDRLVKFFEEKHYQSDIPYRHLAIRLLKEDTEIYKKMHDEPIWIELLPLLREALDHIYLHAGKKDIREIFADEHFAFAKGAKMEVISTQTMRAKNLTQKIDNLLINKYLGIPIFLFFMWGLFQLTFTLGSIPMDWIQAGFDWMAAETHALLGEGELASVIADGVIGGVGAVVSFLPNIIILFFGIALLETTGYMARVSFLLDGFFHKFGLHGKSFVPLVTGFGCTVPAYMAARTLKSRTDRLITLFILGFFSCSARIPVYVLFAGAFFGAEHAGNILFLIYITGALFGLMAAKFLRVFVFKGEDDPFVMEMPKYRWPSLKLIYHVVAGQSMDYLRKAGTFILAASVLIWFASNYPKNPELEKQFQAKIEKAAPEQKAALQGKLQEELLAQSYLGKIGKATQPFFAPLGFDWKLSVALEAGLAAKEVVVSTLGVLYSLGDNAATGAKALQEQLRKHVTLPVALAFIVFVMLYVPCFAAMAVFKQETGSWLYLFYLFVGTTGVAWIFSFLTYNLVKLMV from the coding sequence ATGGTGAAAGAGAAGATCAAAGTCGTTTTGGTGGGACAGCCCAATGTGGGCAAGAGTTCCCTGATCAACGCCATCGCCCACGCCAAGCTCCACGTGGGCAACTTCGCCGGGGTGACGGTGGATGTCTCGGAGGTGAAGACGACCTTTTGTGATGCCCAAGGGTGTGCCGAGTACGAGATCGACATCATCGACCTGCCCGGGACCTACTCCCTCAACGACTATTCGATGGAGGAGAAGGTCACCAAGGATTATCTCCTCAAAGAGAAGTACGACCTCATCGTCAATGTGGTCGATGCGACCCATTTGCAGCGCAACCTGCTCCTGACGGCGGAGCTGCTGGAACTGGGCAAAAAGATGGTGGTGGCCCTCAATATGATCGACGAAGCCCGTCAAGAGGGGATCCAGATCGATCATCAACAGCTCTCGACCATCCTCGGTGTGCCAGTCGTCCCGGTCAGTGCCAAGACCAAGGAGGGGATCGAAGAGCTGAAGAAGACGATCGTCGAAGTCTACAAAAAGCCTGAAACGGAAGCGAAGATCGTCTACAGTGACTTCATCGAAGAGGAGATCGACCGACTGGTGAAATTCTTCGAAGAGAAGCATTATCAGAGCGATATCCCTTACCGTCATTTGGCGATCCGCCTGCTCAAGGAGGATACGGAGATCTACAAAAAGATGCACGACGAGCCGATCTGGATCGAGCTTCTGCCTCTGCTGAGGGAAGCGCTGGATCATATCTATCTCCACGCCGGTAAAAAGGATATCCGGGAGATCTTCGCCGACGAACACTTCGCCTTTGCCAAAGGGGCGAAGATGGAGGTCATCAGCACCCAGACAATGCGGGCGAAGAACCTCACCCAGAAGATCGACAACCTCCTGATCAACAAATATCTGGGGATTCCCATCTTCCTCTTTTTTATGTGGGGGCTCTTTCAGCTCACCTTCACCCTCGGTTCGATCCCGATGGATTGGATCCAGGCGGGATTTGACTGGATGGCGGCCGAGACCCACGCACTTCTGGGTGAAGGCGAATTGGCTTCGGTGATCGCCGACGGGGTCATCGGAGGGGTCGGGGCCGTGGTGAGCTTCCTGCCCAATATCATCATCCTCTTCTTCGGGATTGCCCTGCTGGAGACTACCGGCTATATGGCGAGGGTCTCCTTTCTGCTCGACGGCTTTTTCCACAAATTCGGCCTGCACGGCAAGAGTTTCGTCCCTCTGGTGACGGGTTTCGGCTGTACCGTGCCCGCCTATATGGCTGCGCGGACCCTCAAAAGCCGCACCGACCGGCTCATCACCCTCTTTATCCTGGGCTTTTTCAGCTGTAGCGCCCGGATCCCGGTCTATGTCCTCTTCGCCGGAGCCTTTTTCGGAGCCGAGCACGCAGGCAATATCCTCTTTTTGATCTACATCACCGGAGCCCTTTTCGGCTTGATGGCGGCGAAGTTTCTGCGGGTCTTCGTCTTCAAAGGGGAGGATGACCCTTTCGTTATGGAGATGCCCAAATACCGCTGGCCTTCTCTCAAGCTGATCTACCATGTCGTAGCGGGGCAGTCGATGGACTATCTCCGCAAGGCGGGGACGTTTATCCTGGCGGCTTCGGTGTTGATCTGGTTCGCCAGCAACTATCCCAAAAACCCTGAGCTGGAGAAACAGTTCCAGGCCAAGATCGAAAAAGCGGCCCCGGAGCAAAAGGCCGCTTTGCAGGGCAAACTCCAGGAAGAGCTCCTCGCTCAGAGCTACCTGGGAAAGATCGGCAAGGCGACCCAGCCCTTTTTCGCGCCCTTGGGCTTCGACTGGAAGCTCAGTGTCGCTCTGGAGGCGGGGCTGGCGGCCAAAGAGGTGGTGGTTTCGACCCTGGGAGTCCTTTACTCCCTGGGCGACAATGCCGCTACAGGAGCCAAGGCGCTCCAGGAACAGCTCCGTAAGCACGTGACCCTGCCTGTGGCCCTGGCCTTTATCGTCTTTGTGATGCTCTATGTCCCCTGTTTTGCCGCGATGGCGGTCTTCAAGCAGGAGACCGGCAGCTGGCTCTATCTCTTCTATCTCTTCGTGGGGACGACGGGTGTGGCCTGGATCTTTAGCTTTTTGACCTATAATCTCGTCAAACTTATGGTCTGA
- a CDS encoding spermine synthase, with amino-acid sequence MKEFHFIRDEMLVHVPVCTHADPRRILVVGGCDNIRTELGKYSIFEEIIHIDAHGAAEALRGLGAKKFDVAIVADDRFGADREFWIELTKLLDEKGLASAMMSDIITQPERSKEELKTLGAIYRIVMPYRYEGELQSDGILPNRYLVLASRFYHPTADINLQRADLTDGFRYYNSDIAVAAFQTPTFVNREYLGIIKR; translated from the coding sequence ATGAAAGAGTTTCACTTTATTCGGGACGAGATGCTGGTGCACGTCCCTGTCTGTACCCACGCCGACCCCCGCCGTATCCTGGTCGTGGGCGGTTGCGACAATATCCGCACGGAATTGGGGAAATATTCGATCTTCGAAGAGATCATCCATATCGACGCCCACGGGGCGGCCGAAGCGCTCCGGGGACTGGGGGCCAAGAAATTCGATGTGGCCATCGTGGCTGATGACCGTTTCGGCGCCGACCGGGAGTTTTGGATCGAACTGACCAAGCTTTTGGATGAGAAGGGGCTCGCCAGCGCGATGATGAGCGACATCATCACCCAGCCGGAGCGCTCCAAAGAGGAGCTCAAGACCCTGGGGGCGATCTACCGGATCGTGATGCCCTACCGCTACGAGGGGGAGCTGCAGAGCGACGGGATCCTCCCCAACCGCTACCTGGTCCTGGCCAGCCGCTTCTACCACCCCACGGCCGATATCAACCTCCAGCGGGCGGACCTGACCGACGGGTTCCGCTACTACAACAGCGACATCGCCGTCGCCGCCTTTCAGACCCCGACCTTCGTCAATCGGGAATATCTGGGGATTATCAAGCGCTGA
- a CDS encoding FeoA family protein — protein sequence MLLTELHKGDRAVIKRINADPELKNRLHSFGIIPGEALEVKGCSLARQTMEIDVDGTLIALRKEEAEKIEVEKE from the coding sequence ATGCTGCTTACCGAACTGCACAAAGGAGACCGGGCCGTGATCAAACGGATCAACGCCGATCCCGAATTGAAAAACCGCCTCCACTCTTTCGGCATCATCCCCGGAGAGGCTCTGGAGGTCAAGGGGTGCTCCCTGGCCCGGCAAACGATGGAGATCGATGTGGACGGAACCCTGATCGCCCTGCGCAAAGAGGAGGCGGAGAAGATCGAGGTGGAGAAGGAGTAA
- a CDS encoding NAD(P)H-dependent oxidoreductase: MCDRETLTRSLYFRHACKRFDPERKLPEADLRFILEAARLAPSAFGMEAWRFLVIRDPELKATLRPVCWDQPQITECSDLVVILGQIASVADPEYYSAMFRRRGLSEEATRAYIRRYEEYIGKLHSIQGWVAKQCYIAADHMMVYASLIGVDSCPIEGFEPRKVDKILGLDRKKERSVLLLPLGYRLQEPREKKRRPFEEVVTFL, translated from the coding sequence ATGTGTGACCGCGAAACCCTGACCCGATCGCTTTATTTCCGCCACGCCTGCAAACGCTTCGACCCGGAGCGCAAACTCCCCGAAGCAGACCTCCGCTTCATCCTCGAAGCCGCCCGGCTGGCCCCCTCAGCCTTTGGAATGGAGGCCTGGCGTTTTCTGGTCATCCGGGACCCGGAGCTCAAAGCCACGCTGCGCCCTGTCTGCTGGGACCAGCCCCAGATCACCGAATGCAGCGACCTGGTGGTGATCCTGGGGCAGATCGCTTCGGTGGCCGATCCCGAATATTACAGTGCGATGTTCCGGCGCCGGGGGCTGAGCGAAGAGGCGACCCGGGCCTATATCCGACGCTACGAAGAATATATCGGCAAACTCCACTCCATACAGGGCTGGGTGGCCAAACAGTGCTACATCGCCGCGGACCATATGATGGTCTACGCCTCCCTCATCGGGGTGGACAGCTGTCCCATCGAGGGATTTGAGCCGAGAAAAGTCGACAAGATCCTGGGCCTGGACCGCAAAAAAGAGCGCAGCGTCCTCCTCCTGCCCCTGGGGTATCGCCTCCAGGAGCCGCGTGAGAAGAAGCGCCGCCCCTTCGAAGAGGTCGTCACCTTTCTTTGA